GTGTTCTGGGGCTCCGTCGCGGCGACGAACCAGCCGGTATCGACGAAGTATATGTACGCGGCGAAGCGGCAGGGCACGAAAATCATTATGATAAACCCGTATCGAGAGCCTTCGATGGAACAGTATTGGATTCCGTCGATCCCGGATAGCGCGCTGTTCGGGACGAAGCTCGTCGATGATGTGTATCAGGTGAACATCGGCGGCGACATCGCCTTCATGAACGGCGTCATCAAGACGTGGTTCGAGATGGAGGAGGAACGCCCCGGCTCGGCGATCGACGAATCGTTCGTCCGCGAACATACGACCGGGCTCGAGGAGCTGAAAGTCCATGCGCTCCAGCAGGACTGGGAGCTGCTGGAGCGGTCGTCCGGGCTGTCCCGGGCGCGGATCCGGGAATTCGCGGAGCTGCTGGCGCGGTCGAAGTCCGGCGTCTTCGTCTGGTCGATGGGCCTCACGCAGCATCGGTTCGGCACCGACAACATCACGCAGGTCGTCAACCTCGCGCTGCTGCGCGGCTTTCTCGGCCGCAAGCACTGCGGCGTCATGCCGATTCGCGGCCATTCCGGCGTGCAGGGCTCCGGCGAGATGGGGGCCGATCCGTTCTCGCTGCCGGGCGGAGAATTCGACCCGCGCACGATCGATCGAATCGAACGGCTGTGGGGCTTCCGCCTGCCCGAATGGCAGGGGGACATCGTCGGCGTATCGCTCGAGAACGCGACGCTGCCGGACGACCATGAGCGGAGGCTGAAGGTGTTTTACACGTCGGGCGGCAATTTTCTCGAAACGATGCCGGACCCGGAATTCGTCCGACAATGTCTCGAACGGGTGGAGCTGCGGGTACACCAAGACATTATTTTGAACACGTCGACGCTCGTCGACGCGGCGGAGGAGACGATCGTGCTGCCGGCGATGACGCGGTACGAGCAGCGAGGCGGCGGCACTTCGACGTCTACCGAGCGGATGGTGTATTTCTCGCCGGAGATCGAAGGGCCGCGTATCGAGGAAGCTCGCTGCGAATGGGAGATCTACGTCGATCTCGCCTCCCGCGTCAAACCGGAGCGCAAACACCTGATCGCGTTCGAATCGGCCGAGCAGATCCGCGCGGAAATCGCGAAGGCGAACCCGAACTATGACGGCATCCAGCATTTGAAAGCGCGCGGCGACGTGTTTCAATGGGGCGGCTCCTGGCTGTGCGAAGGCGGCGTCTGTCCGACGCCGGACGGGCGCGGCCGCTTGATCCCGATCGAGCTGCCGGAGCTGCGGAAGCCGGAGGGGCATTTCTACGTGACGACGCGGCGCGGCAAGCAGTTCAACTCGATGGTCTACAGCGACAAGGACCCGTTCAACGACGCGGATCGGCGCGACGTGCTTATGCATCCGGACGACGCCAAGGCGCTCGGCATCCGGGACGGCGAGGCCATCGTCGCGTACAACCGGTACGGCACGTTCCACGGGCGAGCGAAGTTCGCGGACACGCGCCGCGGCAACGTCGCCGTCTATTGGCCCGAAGGCAACGTGCTGATACCGAAAGGCGTCTACGAGCCGCACGCGGGCATCCCCGAATATAACGCGGCCGTCGTCGTCGAACGCGCGGACACGTTCTTCGCGTTCAAAGACACGAAATACGCGGAGAAACGGATCGAGGAATTGGAGACGGAAGTTCATTAATGAAGAAGGAGGGGGCGGCATGGACGACTTCGCCGGCGAACGCGTTTCGCTCAGGCGGCGCATCGTGCGCTACGGCGCCGACGGCGTGCGGGACGAGGAAGACGAGATCGCGGTCGAATACGCGCTGACGATTCGGCTCGACGGCGACGATTTCGCCACGATGGTGTGCACGCCC
The nucleotide sequence above comes from Paenibacillus sp.. Encoded proteins:
- a CDS encoding FdhF/YdeP family oxidoreductase — protein: MGTTKHPGPIRLPSTPDPKLWVSPVPFGLGKIKPKHIRDTLKVAWDNRDNLPYAARILTQGVCDGCALGVSGLYDRTLTGPHLCTTRLNVLRLNTMPAIRPEVLHADIDELRRLSSAELRQLGRLPYPLRRKKGERRFRRVTWDEAMDAIAAKIRSIDPKQLAFFLTARGITNEVYYTAAKAARFLGTNNIDNASRICHSPSKTALKRSIGIGASSCNYQDWIGTDVLVFWGSVAATNQPVSTKYMYAAKRQGTKIIMINPYREPSMEQYWIPSIPDSALFGTKLVDDVYQVNIGGDIAFMNGVIKTWFEMEEERPGSAIDESFVREHTTGLEELKVHALQQDWELLERSSGLSRARIREFAELLARSKSGVFVWSMGLTQHRFGTDNITQVVNLALLRGFLGRKHCGVMPIRGHSGVQGSGEMGADPFSLPGGEFDPRTIDRIERLWGFRLPEWQGDIVGVSLENATLPDDHERRLKVFYTSGGNFLETMPDPEFVRQCLERVELRVHQDIILNTSTLVDAAEETIVLPAMTRYEQRGGGTSTSTERMVYFSPEIEGPRIEEARCEWEIYVDLASRVKPERKHLIAFESAEQIRAEIAKANPNYDGIQHLKARGDVFQWGGSWLCEGGVCPTPDGRGRLIPIELPELRKPEGHFYVTTRRGKQFNSMVYSDKDPFNDADRRDVLMHPDDAKALGIRDGEAIVAYNRYGTFHGRAKFADTRRGNVAVYWPEGNVLIPKGVYEPHAGIPEYNAAVVVERADTFFAFKDTKYAEKRIEELETEVH